The Bacteroidota bacterium DNA segment GATAATACCGGTTGTGTGTCGGTATCTTCTGCCGCAGGCAATCTTTTTAGCAATATGATCGTGCCAGCAGTGCCTTTGCTTGATTCGGTAAGTGTTGATAACACCGGCAAGGCTATTTTGGGATGGAAGCCAGGTTCTTCAAAAGATACCGAAGGTTATATCATTTACCAGATGATAAGCGGTATCTGGCAGAGCATTGATACGGTATGGGGGATTAATAATACATTCTTTAATAATGTTAATTCGCTCGCGGGTTCAACTATAGAGAATTACAGGATAGCCGCATTCGACAGCTGTAAGAATACAAGCCCGATGGGGGTGCCTCACAATACGGTCCTTGTTAAAAGCACCCCAAATGCATGTGCCCGTTTAAACACACTTAACTGGAACGCATATACTAATATGTCATCAGGCATAAATCAGTATGATATTTATGTAAGTACCAATGGGGGAGCATATGCATTTCTCGCAACAACGCCTTCTTCAATAACCTCATATGTACACACTAATCTGCAGCAGACTTTTGTCTATTGTTATATTGTCATTGCACGGGATATATCGGGTACGCGGTCCTCAACATCGAATAAGTATTGTTATACTGCCAATATTCCGGCTATGCCGACTTTCTCCTATTTGAAAACGGCAACAGTGTCCTCTGACAATACCGTTAAAGTATATTGTTATGTTGACATTGCCGCGGAGATCTCGAAATACAAAGTATTGAGAAGCGAGAGTCCGTCAGGGCCCTTTAAATTGATCGGGGCAATTCCATTTACAGGAAGCCCGATCGTTAGTTATACGGATAATACCGCCAAAACAACTGAGAAAAGTTATTATTACAAAACTGTTGCTGTTGACACCTGCGGTAATGATACTACAGTTACAAATGTTGGCCGGACAATTTTGTTGACCGCGGTAGCCAATGATGACCTTACTAATACATTGACATGGAATGATTATGAATTGTGGTTGGGTTCGGTAAATTCATACAATATATATAGGGCTGTTGATGGTGTTTGGGGTGCGGCACCCATTGCAAATGTTATTTACGCTGCGTCCGGCACAAATACTTTCACAGATGATATTTCCCCTTTGTTCAAGGGAGAAGGTCAGTTTTCATATTATGTTACGGCGCTTGAAGATGCAGGAAATCCTTATGGAATCAACGATTCCAGCCGATCAAATGTAGCGGACGCTTTACAGGACGCGAAAGTATTTATTCCGAATGCCTTTATCCCCGCAGGAAGAAACAATGTATTTATACCCGTGACTTCCTATATTAATAAAACGGAATACGATTTTAGAATTTTTGACCGCTGGGGCGAGCAGGTTTTTCAGACGAATGACCCTTATGAACCCTGGGATGGAATAATAGATGGAAAAAAGGGTCCGGAAGGTATATATGTATATCTCCTGAAGTTTAAAACCGCTTATGGTCAATATATCGAACGAAAAGGAATTGTAACGTTACTGCGTTAATTTCCTTTTGTCGGACGGCATTTTTCTTTCTTTTACGGGAATTTTTACCGTACTAAAAATTCAAACCACTCCTTCTTATGGCCGCTGATTCTTCAAAATTTATGGGTGAGGGTTACACCTATGATGATGTTCTACTGGTACCTGCCTATTCAGAGGTACTTCCCCGCGAAGCAGATATCACTACGCAGTTTACGAAAAAAATAAAAGTGAATGCTCCTATCGTTTCATCCGCTATGGATACGGTTACTGAGTATAAAATGGCTATCGCACTCGCGCAGGAAGGTGGAATAGGCGTGTTGCATAAAAACATGACGATCGCGCAGCAGGCCGACCAGGTGCGTAAAGTAAAGCGCTCTGAAAGCGGAATGATCAGCGATCCCGTTGTGTTACTTGAAGTTGCAACAGTGGCTGACGCGCTTGGTTTAATGAAGGAGTTTAAAATAGGAGGTATTCCGGTAGTATCAAAGACACGTCATTTAGTTGGTATTGTAACAAACCGTGATCTGCGTTTCGAAAAAAATATGAAGCGTCCGGTGCGGGAAGTAATGACGAGCCAGGATATAATCACAGCTAAACAGGGTACAGATCTGAAAAAAGCTGAACAGATATTACAGAATTATAAAATCGAAAAGCTTCCTGTTGTTGACAAGGACAATGTTTTGGTCGGGTTGATTACATATAAGGATATTTTGAAAGTAAAAGTTAACCCAAGAGCCTGCAAGGATGTTCTGGGCCGCTTACGTGTTGCCGCGGCCGTTGGAGTTACACAGGATGTGATGGAAAGAGTGGCGGCGCTGGTGAAGGAAGATGTGGATGCAGTAGTAATTGACACCGCGCATGGTCATTCAAAGGGAGTGATCGATACCTTGAAAAAAGTAAAGGCAGAATATCCCGATTTACAGGTTATTGTAGGAAATATTGCAACAGGTGAAGCCGCCCTTGCGCTTGTTAAAGCGGGAGCCGACGCGGTTAAGGTCGGGATCGGACCCGGCTCAATTTGTACAACACGTGTAATTGCAGGTGTTGGGGTGCCGCAGCTTACAGCCATTACCGAAGTGGCTAAAGCGTTGAAAGGGAAAGGCGTTCCCTTGATCGCGGATGGAGGAATTCGCTTTACCGGTGATATTGTAAAAGCAATAGCCGCGGGAGCCAGTACAGTGATGATGGGCTCCATGTTTGCGGGAGTGGAGGAGTCGCCGGGTGAGACAATTATTTACGAAGGACGTAAATTTAAATCATACCGGGGAATGGGTTCGATTGAAGCCATGCAACAGGGCTCTAAAGACCGCTATTTCCAGGATGTAGAAGATGATATTAAAAAGCTTGTTCCCGAAGGTATTTCTGGCCGGGTGCCCTATAAAGGCAATTTGTCCGAAGTGATCTATCAGCTTATAGGCGGTTTGCGTGCCGGCATGGGTTATTGCGGTGCAAAAAACATTGAAAAATTACAGGAGGCGAAATTCATCCGCATCACAAATGCGGGTATTCGTGAAAGTCATCCTCATGGAATTGTTATTACCAGGGAGGCGCCGAATTATACAAGTAGGTAATATTTCCTGAATCTTTTATTTAAGCTAATTGCTTTTCATGAGCAATATAGGGGTGTTTGACTATAGAATATTGTCATTTGTCGATTTTTTGATTACTTCTCTATAAAACCTTCCTTATTTTCGCACAACTTAGAAACTGTTTAAAATTTATCTATTTGAAATGTTATATGTCGCCCCTACAGGGCTTTAAAAATTATTTATTTTTTTCTACCAAGATTCCATCCCTACGGGATTTTAATAGCTCCGTTAGGAGCGAAATCTTGGTAGATTTAAACAGTCTCTTAAAGTAGTTCTAACTAAAATATATACACTATGAAAAATCAATACGCAAAACGAGTTAAATGGGTAAAAACATTTATTATTTGTTCAGGAGTTTTATTAATATCAGTAATTCCGCAGTCTTTTTCACAATGCTTTACCGCAACGGTAAATTCTGTGAACCTTACTTGTAATGGAGTTTGTACAGGTTCGGCAACGGCTATTCCGCAAGGTGGTTCAGGTTCCTTTGTTTATGCATGGAGCAACACTTCGAATTCCCCAACTATTACGGGGTTATGTGCCGGTACTTATTCCGTTACTATAGCTGATGCTGTGAATACCACTTGCACTAGAGTATTGACTGCTGTGATTTCAGAACCTCCCGCAATAACTGCCACTATTACAACCATGCCTGCCACTTGCGGATTATCTAATGGAAGCGTGGCTGTTAACAGTACTGGCGGCACGGGAACATTCACATATAGCTGGACAACCGGTGCGACGAGTCAGACGATTTCCGGCCTTGTTGCAGGTACATATACAGTAACTGTTAAAGATGCAAACAGCTGCACAAAATCGGCTGTTGCAACTGTCGGTAACAATCCTTCTCCGGTTATTTCAAATCTGAGCAGCGTAAATGAGTTATGCAATGGAGGTGGCAGTGGTTCCGCAACAGTAACTGCCAATGGGGGAACAGGCACTCTGACTTATAGCTGGAGCAATGGAATTACAGCAACCACAATGGCCACTGGTTTGACAGCTGGTAGTTATTCTGTAAGTGTTACTGATGCCAATGGTTGTGTAGTAACCAGTGCGGTAACTATAACGGAACCTGCGGCATTAAACATTCAATTCACAGTGGTTAATACAACCTGTGGACAAAGTACCGGTTCCGCGTCTGCTAATGTTACCGGTGGGGTTCCTGCATACACCTATGCATGGAGTAATGGTTCATCGGCACAGACAGCAAATAATGTTGCAGTCGGATCATATACTGTTACGGTTACGGATGCAAATGGTTGTTCCAAGGTTAACGTTGCAACTGTGAATTGTACTACAGGCATTGATGAAACTCCCAATTCCTTATTTATGAATATTTCACCAAATCCTTCACATGGAAGTTTCGTTCTTGAATGCAAGTTTGATAGGACAGGCGGAACAGTAATTTCATTAACAAATATTTTGGGTGAAATGGTAATGCTTATCGATAATGTCCAGCAAGCCGGAGTTTATAAAAAACAAGTAGATACTGAACAATTGTCCAACGGAATTTATTTCCTGGTAGTCCAGCAAAATAATGAACGATTAGTGAAAAAGGTAATTATACAATAAGTATCTGGTTGTCAATTTTTTAGGGGCCTGTCGAAAATTTTTCCGACAGGCCCCTGATTTTTGATACATCCTGAAAGATTGATTACATTTGTGTCCTGAAAATTAAATGTAGTTTAAAACATTCTAATCCATTTAAATCGAAAACCAATGAACACAAAAGCAATAAGTTTTTTAACATTGGCAGTATTTGTTTTGGGTTCAACCGCAATTGTTGCCCAATCAAATAAAGATGCTGTTTTAATGACAGTTGGTGACTCCAAAGTTACTGTGGCCGAGTTTGAAAATGTGTATAAAAAGAACAGCGGGAAGGAAAGTGCCACCGAAAAAAAATCATTGGATAATTATATTGAATTGTTCACCAATTTCAAATTAAAGGTTAAAGAAGCCGAGGAAATGAAGCTTGATACTTCAGCTGCATTTAAAAATGAGCTTTCAGGTTATCGCAAACAATTAGCACAGCCTTATTTAACTGACAAAGACGTAAATGAAAAATTGTTAAAGGAAGCATATGAACGCATGCAAACGGAGATACGTGCCAGTCATATTTTAATTAAATGTGCTGAAAACGCCTTGCCTAAAGATACTTTGGCTGCCTTTACAAAGATCATGAGTTTACATGATCAACTATTGGGTAAAAAGGGTGCCGCAAAGGCCGATTTTGGTGTATTGGCAAAAGCTAATTCAGAAGACCCATCAGCAAAAGACAATGATGGCGATCTTGGTTATTTTACAGCTCTCCAAATGGTTTATCCGTTCGAAAATGTTGCGTACGCTACCAAGGTTGGTGAAATATCAATTCCTGTTCGTACAAAATTCGGATACCACCTGATTAAAGTGGCCGACCGCAGGCCGGCTCAGGGTGAGATACTTGTGGCACATATCATGATCAAAACTCCAAAAGACATGACTAAGGAGGATTCGATAAATGGTGTGAAAAAAATCGAAGAGATCTATCAAAAGGTAAAAGCCGGCGAAAATTTTTCGGAACTGGCCAAGCAGTTTTCCGATGATAAGGCTTCAGGCACAAAAGGTGGCGAGCTGCCCTGGTTTGGTACAAACCGTATGCCTGCCGAATTTGAAAAGGAATCATTTGCCCTCAAAAACAATGGTGATTTTTCTGGGATATTCAGAACCCGTTTTGGCTGGCATATCATTAAACGTATTGATAAAAGAGGCGTGGCTGCCTTTGATGATATGAAAGGCGACCTTAAGTCAAAAGTGACACGCGACAGTCGTTCCCAAATGGGACGCACATCTATGATCGCGAAAATAAAGAGTGAGTGTAAGTTTAAGGATAACGTGAAATTACGTGATGAGTTTTATCCTGTTATCGATACCAACTTCTTTAACGGAACCTGGAAATCGGAAAAAGCGGCAAAGCTGAATAAGGTGATGTTTGCGCTGAATGATATGAAATATACGCAGACTGATTTTGCCAGATATTTGGAGTCCCATCAGAGCAGGCGCGCTAAATCCGATGTAAAGCCTGCCATTGATGCTATGTATAAACAGTTTGTGGATGAAACATGTATTGCTTATGAAGAATCACGTCTTGATCAGAAGTTTCCTGAGTTCAGGGCACTTATGCAGGAATACCGCGATGGTATCCTGTTATTCGATCTGACTGATAAAAAAGTATGGTCTAAAGCTGTAAAAGATACTTTGGGTTTGAAAGAGTTTTATGAGAAGAACAAACAAAATTACCTGTGGGAGCAGCGTGCTGAGGCATCTATTTATACCTGCGCCGATGAAAAGGTCGCTAACGAAGTAAAAGCGATGCTGAAGAAGAATAAAACACAAAAAGAGATTCTTGATGTGGTAAACAAAAAATCCCAGTTAAACCTGCAGGTGGAATCGAAACTGTTTTTGCCAAAAGAAAATAGTTTTGTTGATGCCAATTGGAATCCCGGTATTTCGGCCAACAAAAAGGAGAATGGAAAAATTATGTTTGTTGAAGTGAAAAAGTTGCTGAAGCCGGAGCCAAAAGCGTTTAATGAATCAAAAGGACTTGTAACTGCTGATTACCAGAACTACCTGGAGAAGGAGTGGATCGAATCGCTTAAAAAGAAATATCCTGTAACAGTTAACAAGGAAGTATTGTCGACCATTCAATAAATAATTTTATAAACTCAGGGAGGTATGGGCGGGTTTACTCAAGCTCATACCTCTCTTGATTTTTACCATATAATGTTTCGGTACTTTTATATAGTTTTCCTGTTTAGCTTGTTTTTGTTGGCTTGCAAGAGTAAGACCGATCCGCAGGAAGGCGCGATCGCGCGCGTATATGAAAGTTATTTGTATGCTGAAGATGTTAAGAGTATTGTACCCAAAAACATCAAAGCGGAAGACAGTCTTGCTCTCATAAAAAAATACATCAATAACTGGATCACCGAAGCCCTTATTCTTCATAAGGCCGAGCAGAATTTGACGGAAGAGCAAAAAGATGTGGAAAAACAATTGAAAGATTACCGGAACTCATTGATTACATTTGCATATGAGCGTGAGCTCGTGAATCAAAAGTTAGATACTGTGGTTTCTGATTCGGCAATAGTTGAGTATTATAACCAGAATAAGAATAATTTTGAACTTAAAGACAATATTATCAGGGTGTCGTATGTTAAGGTGAGCAAAAAGGCGCCTGATCTTCAAAAAGTCAGGTTGTTATACCGTTCTGAAGTTTCGAAGGATAAGGAAGCATTGGAGAACTATTGTCATCAGTATGCCGAAAATTTTTACCTCGATGATAATGCCTGGCTGTTATTTGATGATCTGTTGAAGGAAATACCCATTCAACCGACGTATAATAAAGAGCTTTTCCTTCAAAACAACCGTTTTATTGAAGTGAATGACTCCACAAGTTTGTATTTTGTCAACATAAAGGGTTTTCAGATAAAAAACAGTATTTCGCCGCTTTCTTTTGAAAAGGAGAACATAAAAAACATAATTTTAAACAAAAGAAAACTTGAGCTCATCAATAAAATGAAAGAGGAAGCTTTTAACGAAGCACGAAATAACAAAGATGTTGAAGAGTTTAAATGATATTGGCTGATGAATCTTAAAGAAAAATATCGATCTGTTTTTTTTGCAGTGCTGCTGTTGAGCACCTCTCTTTTTACTTTTGCCCAATCGGGGGTAATTGACAAGGTTATAGCTGTTGTAGGGAATAACATTGTCACAAAATCACAGCTGGAGTCGCAGTATCTGCAATATGCCTCCGCCGGTGATAAAACAGATCCACAGCTCATTCGCTGTAAATTGCTTGAGCAGCTCATGTTTCAGCGGTTGCTTCTTACCCAGGCTCAAAAGGACAGTATTGTAGTAACCGATGCGCAGGTTGAACAGGAATTGGACAGGCGCATCCGCTATTTCATCAGCCAGTTTGGCTCGGAGCAAAAGTTCACGGAGTTTTATGGGAAATCAGTGGAAGAATTTAAAAGTGATTTAGGCAGTGATATTAAAGACCTTTTGTTGGCACAGAAAATGCAGGCTAAGGTCACAGAAGAGATGGCAGTAACGCCTTCCGAAATAAGGAGTTATTATGATAAGATACCGAAAGATAGTTTGCCATTTATTAATGAGGAAGTTGAAATAGGACAGATCATTAAAAAACCTCCTGTTTCTGCCGAAGCAAAAAAGGAGGCCAAAGACCGTGTGCAGGCTTTAAGAGATCGTATTGTAAATAAAGGAGAGGACTTTGCTGTATTAGCGGCTTTGTATTCTGAAGATCCGGGTTCGGCATCCAAGGGTGGAAGGTATGATACGTTAAGACGAGGAGCTTTTGTTCCGGAATTTGAAGCTGCGGCTTTTACACTTAAAGTAAATGAAGTTTCTCCTGTATTTGAAACAAGTTATGGATATCATATTGTTGAATTGCTTGACAAACGTGGCGAGGAGATCAGCGTACGTCATATTCTTATATCGCCCAAATCTTCTCCGAATGACCTGGTAAAAGCCGGAACTATTCTTGACAGTATTTATAAGGTTATCATGCGTGATTCTATTTCTTTTCGTGAAGCGGCATCCCGTTTTTCGGATGATGAGGAAAGCCGCCAGAACGGAGGGCTTGTGACCAACCCGATCAATGGCCTTACAAAATTTGAGAAAGCCGACTTAGGTCAGTTTGACCCAACACTTGCTTTCACAATTGACCGTATGAAACCCGGTGAAATAACAAAGCCGAGTATTACAACAACCAGGGACGGGAAACAAGTATATAGAATTTTAAACCTGAAAAGCCGGTCGGAGCCACATGCCGCTAATTTAAAAGATGACTATCAGAAAATTCAAGCGGCGGCATTGAATGAAAAACAACAGAAAGCAGTCGCTACCTGGATACGCAAACATCTGGCCGGAATATACATTCGTATTAATGATGAATACAAAGGCTGTAAATTTGATATAAATTGGTTGGCAAACCAGTAAACTAAATAGTACTATGAGTTATAAATCGGATGTAGAAGCAGTAGATGCTTTTAATATAAAATATAAAGAATTAACAAAAGAGATCGCCAGGGTTATTGTCGGACAGGATGAAGTGGTGAAAGATGTATTGATCTCGGTATTCAGTAAGGGGCATTGCCTGTTAATCGGGGTGCCCGGACTGGCAAAGACACTTTTGGTAAATACTATTGCAGATGTATTAGGACTTACTTATAACCGCATACAGTTCACGCCCGATCTTATGCCTTCGGATATTATTGGTACAGAGATACTGGACGAAACCCGCCATTTCAAATTCATAAGAGGTCCTTTATTCGCTAATATCATCCTCGCCGATGAAATTAACCGTACTCCGCCCAAAACACAGGCTGCTTTGCTGGAAGCTATGCAGGAACGCGCAGTAACAACAGCAGGAAAGCGTTATGAACTGGATCTGCCATTTTTTGTTTTGGCTACGCAAAATCCAATAGAGCAGGAGGGAACTTATCCATTGCCTGAAGCACAGCTTGACCGTTTTATGTTCAATGTGCTGCTTGATTATCCAAAGTATGAAGAAGAAATTATGGTAGTAAAAAATACCACATCGGATGCTAAAGTGCAGTTAGAAAAGATACTTACCATAAACGAGATTGTTTATTTCCAGAACCTGGTAAGACGTGTTCCTATTACCGATAATGTGTTGGAGTATGCTGTTAAACTGGTGCGCCAGACACGCCCGGAGGGTAATGAAGCGCCGGAAATGGTAAAAAATTATATTTCATGGGGAGCAGGCCCGCGTGCATCACAGTTTCTTGCAATAGGAGCAAAGTGCAATGCTATTTTAAACGGCAAATACGCGCCCGACATTGAAGATGTGAAATCTGTGGCGCTTGCCATACTTCGCCACCGCATGGTACGCAATTACAAAGCCGAAGCGGAAGGCATCAGCATTGATACGATCATTACCAGCCTGCTTAAGTAAATTGTATGAATAAGTCAACAATAAGCATCAGCCAAACCGGCGTGTTCTCCGATATTTTTGTTGATTACATTGAAGGCCAACCTGCTCTCAAGCCCTTTTATAAATACACTCCTGACGTTTCTTCCTTTAAACAGGCTATTGCCGATAAAAGCAAAGAGTCAATAGATCGTAAACTTTTGGTTGAGGTTTTGCAGGAACAATATTCCGCTTTTAACCTGAAACCTGAAACCTTAAACCTTAAACAGCTCGAAGAGCCGAACACGTTTACCGTTTGTACCGGCCATCAATTATGCCTGTTCACCGGCCCGCTTTATTTTATTTATAAAATTATCAGTACCATTAATCTCGCTGAAGAATTAAAAAAAAGCTATCCCGCTTACAACTTTGTACCTGTTTACTGGATGGCTACTGAGGATCACGATTTCGAAGAGATAAATCACGCGAATATTTTTGGAAAGAAAATTGTTTGGGATAAGGAATCCGCTGTGGGAAACAGGCATATTGCCGCCGGCCGTATTGGGACCGGATCACTTACAAAAGTTATTGAGGAACTTAAACTCATTGTTGGTGACACAGCCAGCGCGAAACAGCTCATTACACTAGTTGAACAGTCATATTTGAGCAACAGTAACCTTGCGGATGCGACGCGTTATCTGGTACATAACCTGTTTGGGAAATACGGACTTATTATTGTTGACGCGAATGATACAAGACTTAAAAAACAATTCGCTGAAATAATTAAAGACGATCTGGTTAATCAGAAAAATTATAAGATCGTTAACTCAACAATCAAACAACTAAGTGGTTTAAAATATAGATCACAGGTCAATCCGAGAGAGTTGAATTTTTTTTACCTGAAAGATGGAGAACGCAGGCGAATTGTAAATGCCGGTTTGACGTCACTGGATGGTAATACAGAAGTTGCGTTGACCCCGGAAATGCTTAAAGAAATTGATACAAACCCGGAACGTTTTAGTCCCAATGTTGTATTGCGCCCTTTATACCAGCAAAAAATATTACCTAACCTGGCTTATGTGGGCGGGCCGGGAGAAATAGCCTATTGGCTGGAGTATAAAGCCATGTTCGAATATCATAAAATCAATTTTCCGGTATTAGTGCCGCGTAATTTTGTAATGATCATTGATCATAAATCTGCATTGCAATGGAATAAATTGGGTTTTAAATCCGAAGATTATTTTCGGGATGCAGACGGTCTCATAAAGGAACATATTTTAAAGCACTCTCAGATCCAATTATCACTTGAAGCTGAACAAAAACAATTGGAAGGACTATATGCTAAAATTGCCGCTCAGGCGGAGCAAATTGATCCTACATTAAAAACGGCAGTTTTGGCTGAACAGCAAAAGGGGATCAATGCCCTTAGATCTATAGAAGCAAAATTGCTGAAAGCAGAAAAGCAAAAAAGTGAAATAGTCGTCAATCAAATAAAGAAAATAAAAGAGAAGTTGTTTCCCGGCGGAGTATTGCAGGAGCGGTACGATAATTTTATTGCTTATTACCTTATTTATGGTGAGGAATTTATTGATATACTTAAAAAGGAACTAACTTCTTTTGATGCAAAGTTGATTGTGCTTTCAGAATAATTGTTGATCAGGTTGAATTTTATAATAAATAGCCAACGCACCATTTCGACTACGCTCAATGTGGCCAGGTGTGGTGGGCAGTCTGAACACAACGGAAAACTGTGCTGATGTATATTTTATTTCGCAAACAAATTAATGATCCTTTCCATTTGCAGAGGATTTAGGTGAGGCATGCGTATCCCCAGCAACCATATCAGATCAATTACCCGGTTTTTTCACGATGAGCTTGCCGGCTCGTATTCTGCAGAGGAGGTCGAAAATTTTATTTTTTACTCTTTTGAACATTACCTTGGTTTTTACCGAACCGATCTTTCGTTAAAAGCAAACGACACAATTACAGAATCTGAGCTTCTTAAATTCAATGATGTTGTAAAAAGGTTAAAGCGACAGGAGCCGATTCAATATATTTTGGGTGAAACATGGTTTTATGGGTTGAAGTTGAATGTAAATCCTGCTGTATTGATACCTCGTCCCGAGACAGAAGAATTAGTGGATTGGATTGTTAAGGAAGTCGGAAGCCTGCCTGCCGGACAGGCAGGTCGGAAGTCGGAAGGCCGAAGTGTTGGAAGTATTTTGGATGTTGGAACAGGGAGCGGGTGTATTGCTATTGCATTGAAAAAAAATATTCCGAATGCTGAAGTGTTTGCTTTGGATATTTCAGAGGAGGCGCTTGATGTAGCCCGGCAAAACGCGACAATTAATAATGTCGATGTAAATTTTATTCAGACGGATATTCTTGAAAATAAGCTGTTATTTCAACATTTCAATTCCTTTGATATTATCGTTTCCAATCCTCCTTACATACTCAGGTCCGAAAAACAGTCTATGGAGGCCAATGTGTTAGAGCATGAACCGCATGTAGCATTATTTGTGAATGACAATGACCCCTTGTTGTTTTACAGAACAATTGTTCAGTTTACTCAAAAACATTTAGCTGATGCCGGAAAATTATTTTTTGAGATCAATGAAGCCCAAGCTGATGAGGTAAGAAACCTTTTATTGCAAAGTGGTTTTAAAAATGTTGTGGTAAAGAAAGATTTAAGTGGGAAGGAGAGGATGGTCAGAGCTGAGAAATAGTTGGGTTTAATTTGATTTTTATATTTTACCTGTACCAAAGATAAATGAATTCTACTGCCGTCTTTACCATTGATGGTAATGTGAAGCAAAGTCCGCATTAAAGTCTGCGAAGTTAAAGGATTTTGAAACGAAAAAGTTAAAGAATTATCAAAATTGTCTACCGTGTAAGAATTTACTTAGTCGCCCCTCAAATAGTCCAATATAATAGAGTATCATTGAGCATTGTTGAAAAAAAGCAGTGATAAAATCTGCAAGAAAACGGCAAAGAAGCTTTAAAATCTTGCAGATTTGTTCATGTTAAATAAACCAAAAGACAAAAGTCAACTGGGCTTGTACAGCACATTTGAAGAGCAATTAAATTCTCAACATGGCCTTTGCAAATTGGCCAATGTGATTGATTGGGACTTTTTCGATGATGCATTTTCAAAAACATTACAGTGCCACGCAAGGCAAGCCAGCTAAGCCCATCAGGCTGATGGTATCATTGTTAATACTGAAACAGGTCAGAAATTTAAGTGATGAATCAGTAGTGGAGCAGTGGGCCGAGAACAGCTACTACCAATACTTTAGTGGCGAAATTTTTTTTGTTCAAACTACCCATGTGTTCCAACTGAATTGGTGGAGTTCCCCAAACGTATTGGAACAGAAGGGGTGGAGTTGATATTGAAAGAAAGCATTCGGGTTAATGGTGATGATGCAAATGACAGTAACTTCAGCGGTGATACCACCATACAAGAAAAAAACATCACCTACCCAACCGACGACAAACTGTACAAGAAAATTATTCATAAATGTCAATCGATAGCAGAACAAGAAGAAATAGAACTGCGACAAAGCTACACTCAAACAAACAAGAAGCTGAGCATAGTTCAGTGCTTACGCAAAAATAAAGGAGGTGATGTAAAGGCACGCAAAGCAAGTAAAAAGGTTAAAACAATTGCAGGCAGATTGGTAAGAGAGATTGAGCAAAAGCTTTCACT contains these protein-coding regions:
- a CDS encoding peptidylprolyl isomerase gives rise to the protein MNLKEKYRSVFFAVLLLSTSLFTFAQSGVIDKVIAVVGNNIVTKSQLESQYLQYASAGDKTDPQLIRCKLLEQLMFQRLLLTQAQKDSIVVTDAQVEQELDRRIRYFISQFGSEQKFTEFYGKSVEEFKSDLGSDIKDLLLAQKMQAKVTEEMAVTPSEIRSYYDKIPKDSLPFINEEVEIGQIIKKPPVSAEAKKEAKDRVQALRDRIVNKGEDFAVLAALYSEDPGSASKGGRYDTLRRGAFVPEFEAAAFTLKVNEVSPVFETSYGYHIVELLDKRGEEISVRHILISPKSSPNDLVKAGTILDSIYKVIMRDSISFREAASRFSDDEESRQNGGLVTNPINGLTKFEKADLGQFDPTLAFTIDRMKPGEITKPSITTTRDGKQVYRILNLKSRSEPHAANLKDDYQKIQAAALNEKQQKAVATWIRKHLAGIYIRINDEYKGCKFDINWLANQ
- a CDS encoding AAA family ATPase produces the protein MSYKSDVEAVDAFNIKYKELTKEIARVIVGQDEVVKDVLISVFSKGHCLLIGVPGLAKTLLVNTIADVLGLTYNRIQFTPDLMPSDIIGTEILDETRHFKFIRGPLFANIILADEINRTPPKTQAALLEAMQERAVTTAGKRYELDLPFFVLATQNPIEQEGTYPLPEAQLDRFMFNVLLDYPKYEEEIMVVKNTTSDAKVQLEKILTINEIVYFQNLVRRVPITDNVLEYAVKLVRQTRPEGNEAPEMVKNYISWGAGPRASQFLAIGAKCNAILNGKYAPDIEDVKSVALAILRHRMVRNYKAEAEGISIDTIITSLLK
- the bshC gene encoding bacillithiol biosynthesis cysteine-adding enzyme BshC, whose amino-acid sequence is MNKSTISISQTGVFSDIFVDYIEGQPALKPFYKYTPDVSSFKQAIADKSKESIDRKLLVEVLQEQYSAFNLKPETLNLKQLEEPNTFTVCTGHQLCLFTGPLYFIYKIISTINLAEELKKSYPAYNFVPVYWMATEDHDFEEINHANIFGKKIVWDKESAVGNRHIAAGRIGTGSLTKVIEELKLIVGDTASAKQLITLVEQSYLSNSNLADATRYLVHNLFGKYGLIIVDANDTRLKKQFAEIIKDDLVNQKNYKIVNSTIKQLSGLKYRSQVNPRELNFFYLKDGERRRIVNAGLTSLDGNTEVALTPEMLKEIDTNPERFSPNVVLRPLYQQKILPNLAYVGGPGEIAYWLEYKAMFEYHKINFPVLVPRNFVMIIDHKSALQWNKLGFKSEDYFRDADGLIKEHILKHSQIQLSLEAEQKQLEGLYAKIAAQAEQIDPTLKTAVLAEQQKGINALRSIEAKLLKAEKQKSEIVVNQIKKIKEKLFPGGVLQERYDNFIAYYLIYGEEFIDILKKELTSFDAKLIVLSE
- the prmC gene encoding peptide chain release factor N(5)-glutamine methyltransferase, which gives rise to MRIPSNHIRSITRFFHDELAGSYSAEEVENFIFYSFEHYLGFYRTDLSLKANDTITESELLKFNDVVKRLKRQEPIQYILGETWFYGLKLNVNPAVLIPRPETEELVDWIVKEVGSLPAGQAGRKSEGRSVGSILDVGTGSGCIAIALKKNIPNAEVFALDISEEALDVARQNATINNVDVNFIQTDILENKLLFQHFNSFDIIVSNPPYILRSEKQSMEANVLEHEPHVALFVNDNDPLLFYRTIVQFTQKHLADAGKLFFEINEAQADEVRNLLLQSGFKNVVVKKDLSGKERMVRAEK
- a CDS encoding transposase, coding for MVSLLILKQVRNLSDESVVEQWAENSYYQYFSGEIFFVQTTHVFQLNWWSSPNVLEQKGWS